The stretch of DNA TGGCGGTGAGGACGCGCGAGCCATCCGGAGAGAAGGCCGCGCTCACGACTCTGCCTTCATGCCCCTTGAGGGTGGCCAGCAGCTGACCCGAGCGGCTGTCCCACAGGCGCGCAGTGCGGTCTTTGCTGGCGGTGAGAACGCGCGAGCCATCCGGAGAGAAGGCCGCGCTCCAGACACTGTCCTCATGCCCCTTGAGGGTGGCCAGCAGCTGACCCGAGCGGCTGTCCCACAGGCGCGCGGTGCGGTCGTCGCTGGCGGTGAGAACGCGCGAGCCGTCCGGAGAGAAGGCCGCGCTCCAGACACTGTCCTCATGCCCTACGAGAGGCACCGAGTATCTGAGATCCGAGATGCCCCGGGTGATGCCCAGGAACGCCTCCTGTGGCTCAGGAGCCTGAAGGCGCTTGGCGATGACGAGCGTGGAGAGGGCTGCCTCGAGCCCCGCTGCGCCAGCACCTTGTTGCTGACCCAGTGCCGCCGAGAGCCGTGCTGTTGCCTTCATGAGCGAGTCCGAGGCCTCGCGACTTTGCCGCTCCGCTTGCTCCGCTCGCTGTTGTGCCTCCACGGCCTCGATGTTCTTTCGATACAGCACCACCACCAGGATCACCAGCACCAGCAAAGCTGTGCCCAAGACGCCTACCAGCGCTCGGCGAGAGCGGGTCTGCGCCGCCAGCTCCCGGGAGGCTTCGAGGAACTCTCGCTCCTCACGGGTCAAGTCGTCACGGTCGCGGGCCCATTCCTGCGCCTGATCCAGAAGCGCTCCCCGCAGCAGCAGGTCCTGCGATCGGCCTCGCGCCAGCCACTCGTCGAGTGGTGCCGCGACGATCCGATCCACCTCCCTCGCACGGACCCAGGCCTCATTGAACACCGTCGCGAAGATGAGGTTGCGAACCTTCAACCACCGGCCTTCACCCGCCCGCCGCTCCGCCACCATGCCCGTGAGGCGGAACTCCTGCTGCACCGGATCGCTGCCCACCGCGGCGACGGCTTCACCTGCCAGCAGCCGCCGATAGAGCCTCAGCATCTTCGGGATCTGCTCGCCACGCTTCCCGCGCGAGAAGCGATCCTCCGCGTAGCGCAGGTTGGGTTCCTCTTGCCGGCCGCTCTCCAGGAAGAGCCGCCTCACGCATTCGTCTACCCGCGCCTTCGCGGACGTCTCGCCATGGGGGCTCGCCTTCTCCGTGGCCAGCGCATTGGCCACCTTCAAGGTCATGTAGGGGTGCCCGTCAGTCCATGCCAGGATGCCCTCGAGCAGAGGACGTGGCGCGGAGCCCAGCCCGGCCAGCCCCGGCAGCAGCCGCTCCGCCTCGGAGACAGTGAAGTCCTCCAGGTGGATGGCGCGGCCAATGTTGAAGGGAGTGCGCGCCTCATCCCTCATCAAGTCCCCAGGCGCGGCGACGCCGAGCAGACAGAAGCCGAGCCGCTCGAGCTCCGGGGCTTCCTCGCGCTTCTCATGCATGGCCCGGATCGAGGCGAAGAAGTCGTCGGCGACGTCCGCCACCGACAGGATCGAGTCGATCTCGTCGAGGAAGATCACCACGGGGGCCTTCACCTGCTCGAGCACGATCTGGTGGCAAAAGCGGGTCCAGCGCGACGGCAGGGAGTCCTTCGCGTGGGCCTCCCAGAAGTCCTCCACGTACTCCTCGAGATCCAGCCCCTCGGCCACGATGCGCACCAGGCTGTAGAACCACTGCTCCGCCGTGGCGTGACTGCCAATCTCGTTGAGATCCACGGCCACACAGCGAGTCCCCGCGGCGCTCAGCTTCTTCCGAGTCCGCACCGCGAGGCTCGTCTTGCCAATCTGTCGCGGCGCGAGCACGTAGCAGAACTCGCCTCGCAGCAGGGCCTCGGGCAACTCCTCGTCCGCGGGACGCTCGATGTAGAGCATCTCCTCGCGGACAAAGCCTCCCGCCTGGAAAGCGGCGGTCACTGAGAGGCGCTCCTACCCAGCACTCGAGCGAAGAACTCCCGGTGCAGGGTACACGTCGGCTCGAGCCCTCCATCCACGGTCCTCCGCACCAGCCAAGCCTTCTTCAGCAGATCCTCCTGAGCGGGGGACACGGCCGTGGTGGGATCGCGCAGCACCGCCTTCAACACCGGTCCAAGCTTCTCCCGCTCCACGAAGTGTCCCAGGGAGAGCAGGTAGGCCTCGAAGACCTCGGAGGTTGGCTCCAGCGGCAGCGCTCCCCTCCCACCACTCGCCATGGCCGCGGCGAAGAGCGCCCGGCGCACCAGGTAGGGGTGCCCTCCCGCGAGGGCGTAGAGCCCCTCGAGCTGGGTCGCCTGGAGCTGAAGCCCGTGTCGCTGCGTGAGCTGGCCCACGTCCTCCTGGGACAGGGGCGGGAGCACCACCGGATCGCTGAGGTTGAAGGGAGACTGGTTCGTGTCCTGGATGATCCGCGACGGCGTGGTGGACACGGCCATCAGCAGGCGCAGCTGGTCCCAGGGAGGGGAGGACTTCTGCATCCAGGAGCGCAGGCCACCGAAGAAGCTGCCCGCGTACGCGCGCCCGAGGATGGCGTCCGTGGAGTCAATGGCCAGCAGGACAGGGTTGCCACCTCCCAGCGCATGCTTCTTCAACATCGTCCCCAGCCGCATCATCTCACTGGCCCTGCCCTTGCCCGTCTCATGGGTGGCGAGCCAGGACTCATCGCCATTGAGTTCCTCCATGAGCGTGTACGCCAGCTGGTCGGTCAGCTCTGTCAGGGAGGCGAGCCCGTCGAACTCCAGCAGGTTGATGCGCGCCACGGAGCCTTTGGGCCACTTCTGCCGCCACGCGCTCACGAGATGGTCGAGCAGCCAGCTCTTACCCGACTGCCGAGGTCCATAGAGCACAGCGGGGGAGCCGGGCCGCTCCAGATACGCCAAGGCCAACCTTTCACACTCGGGCCGAGGCACGTACCACTCCTGGCTGTACGCGGCACCGGGCGCCTGGGCCGGGAGGGCAGCCACGGGGGCCGGTACCTCTCCTTGGAGAAAGCGCAGCACCTCGCGCCCAGGCGTGGCGAACACCAGCCCCAGCTCGGCCGCGGGGCGCTCGGCATCTCCTTCAATGAGGACGCGCCCCAGGTGGCCCACGACGGCGCCGTCCACGACCACGGGGCTCCCCGAGTAGCCATGCATCAAGGCTCCCCGGCCCGCGGCGACCATGTCGGAGTACAGCACGAGAGCGGAGGCGCCGCGTTTGTCGCGGCCCACGGGATCATGCACGACTCCCTGGAGCAGCAAGGGGTTGCCTCCCATCGTCTTCGGGAAGCCCACCAGCGCGAAGGGGCGGTTGCGCGCCACCTCCGCCATGACTCGCAGGGGCGTGAGGGACGGGGCACCCTGAGGCAGTCGCAGGAGCGCCACATCCGTGCTGGCATCCACACGCTCGAGGTGGGCTGGGTGGGAGGAGCCATCCGCGAGGGAGAGGAGGACCTGGCCGTCCTTCTTCACCCGCCGGACGACGTGCTCGCAGGTGACGACCTTGTCGGGGGTGACGAAGTAGCCCGTGCCCACGCTCCCGTCTTCGCAGGTGACCTTCACGCAGGCGGCACGGAGGGCTGCGAGGTCATCACCCTGAGTCACTGGTAGAGCACCCTGCCCGGTTGCCATGCGGGTGAGCATGGCATGGAAAGCGGGCCTTCTTCCAAGTGTACCGAGGGGGCTGCCCCTGCCCTCTCAGCAGGCGGGGAGACTAGCGCCCCATCGACAGATTGCCGCCGCTCCCAAGCAGAGCAACTCGCCGCTCTCAAGCGCGTTCCCTCTGAAGACATCGCCATCGTCACGTACAAGGACGCTCACGACGTCTCCGCTGATGAACGCGTCCCGTTCTACTTCAGCTCGACCCCGACGATGCCCGTGTAGCTCTGGGTCATCTTCGCTTCCTCGGAGTCGACCGTGAAGTTGAGCTCCGTCCACTCCTTTCCATCCGGCGAGGTCCAGTAGGTATTGGCCCCCTGCCCCACCATCCACCACTGGCCACCGATCCAGGCAATGTCTTGCGGAGTGGCGCGGGTGTACTTCGTCAACTGGGTCCACTTCTCTCCGTCCGGGGAGCTGAGGAAGTTGCCGTACGTCGACGCGGTGATGAAGCCCTGCGGCCCCACGCCCAGCGCCCACTTGTCGCCAGCCGCCTTGAGCGCGCGGAGCTCCTTCCAGGTCTGCGCGCCATCCTTCGACAAGAAGGCCCGGTTTCCCGAGACGACGATGGCATCTCCGTGCTGCCGGATGCGCTTGGCGGACTTCGTGCAGTCCTCCGGCTCGAGGTCCTCGACCTTGCCGAACGTCGCACCTTGCTCCGTCGGGATGATCTCCAGGACGCGGTGGCAGTACCCCACGGCCAGGAACTTCCCGTTCACGAAGGCCACGTCGGTGTAGTTCATGCGGCCGGGGGCGAGCCCCTTGGAGTTCTGCTCGAACCACGTGCTCATGGCATCCATCTTGGCGATGTCCGGCTCGCCCTTGTCATTGGCCCAGGAGGCGACCCACGTCTGCGCGTCCTTGGAGACGATGATGTCGGTCTTGTCTCCCACGGCGACGTACCAGCCGTTCCCGTACGCGACGGAGTGGAGTTCATGGAGCCGGGCCGCCTTCGGGAGCTCCACCTGCTTCCAGTTCTCGCCGTCCGGTGACGTGAGGATGCCGGCCCTGCCGACGGCCACGAACAGCTTCGTCTCGGGAACGTAGATGACGTTCTCGACGCTGGCGCCTTCCTTGTCCTTGTACCAGACCTCCTTGAACGTCTTGCCCCCGTCCCGCGAGAGGCCGATGGCACCCCGGAGGTTGGTGATCCCGGGATAGCCGACCCCCACGATGATCAGCTTGGGCGCGGGAGCCGCCTTCACCTTGGCAGGCTCCTTCGCAAAGCCCGTTGCAGCCATGGAGAGCAGCGCAGCGACGATCAACCGTTTCATGTGGAGCCCCTGGGAACAGCGGATGCCGAGGAACGGACTTTCCGTGAAGCCAGGTCATACTCACGGAGCTTTCCCCGCCGCAAGGCCTAGAAGAGATTCGTCTCCGTCACCGGCTCCGTCCCTTGGGAAGGCGATCTGCGCCGGCGTGGCCTGCTTCTTCGCAGTTCACCACCGCCCCGGAGCCATCCACCGCCAGCGAGAACACCGCGCCGCCGGCCATGCCCACCGCACCCGTGAGGCTGGAGACCTGCACGGGCGAGGACCGCCACGTACTACTGGAGGTCGCTTCGGGGGACGCTGACGTTCAAAGCTTCCGTACGGGCTGGCGGATCAGGGTCTTGAGCTTCTTGGCGGGGGTCTTCCGAGGATCGCTGAGATAGACTTCGTGGTGGCGCCCGGCGAAGCCATACCCGCCTTGGGGCATGAGCTCGTCGTGCAGCCTGGCCAGCAGCGGTCCTTCCTCATCGTAGCTGCCGACGTGGAGCGCCTGGAGGCATAGCCCTTCGTGCAGTGTCTCGAGCCGGAGGGCTGCGGAGCGCTCGCCCAACTTGGACGCGCTCCGGGCCTGGGCTTCCTGAAACGTCTCCTCGTCCACGAAGTCAGGGACCATGATCATCAGGGTCCAGTCCCACTCGTCCTTGCGCCTCGCGGTGAAACTTTCGGGGTTCGGGGCTGACCAGAGGCCTTCCAGAGGCGACACGACGAAGTCGCGCCCCTTGGCCTTGCAGAGGAACTTGGCAGCGTAGGCGGTCGCATAAAGGCTCTCGACGGCGCGC from Hyalangium ruber encodes:
- a CDS encoding GyrI-like domain-containing protein, whose protein sequence is MEKLDLKKARKALFSAPLNRFVPIQAPPVVYFMVDGHGDPNSAPEYRRAVESLYATAYAAKFLCKAKGRDFVVSPLEGLWSAPNPESFTARRKDEWDWTLMIMVPDFVDEETFQEAQARSASKLGERSAALRLETLHEGLCLQALHVGSYDEEGPLLARLHDELMPQGGYGFAGRHHEVYLSDPRKTPAKKLKTLIRQPVRKL
- a CDS encoding AAA-like domain-containing protein; this encodes MTAAFQAGGFVREEMLYIERPADEELPEALLRGEFCYVLAPRQIGKTSLAVRTRKKLSAAGTRCVAVDLNEIGSHATAEQWFYSLVRIVAEGLDLEEYVEDFWEAHAKDSLPSRWTRFCHQIVLEQVKAPVVIFLDEIDSILSVADVADDFFASIRAMHEKREEAPELERLGFCLLGVAAPGDLMRDEARTPFNIGRAIHLEDFTVSEAERLLPGLAGLGSAPRPLLEGILAWTDGHPYMTLKVANALATEKASPHGETSAKARVDECVRRLFLESGRQEEPNLRYAEDRFSRGKRGEQIPKMLRLYRRLLAGEAVAAVGSDPVQQEFRLTGMVAERRAGEGRWLKVRNLIFATVFNEAWVRAREVDRIVAAPLDEWLARGRSQDLLLRGALLDQAQEWARDRDDLTREEREFLEASRELAAQTRSRRALVGVLGTALLVLVILVVVLYRKNIEAVEAQQRAEQAERQSREASDSLMKATARLSAALGQQQGAGAAGLEAALSTLVIAKRLQAPEPQEAFLGITRGISDLRYSVPLVGHEDSVWSAAFSPDGSRVLTASDDRTARLWDSRSGQLLATLKGHEDSVWSAAFSPDGSRVLTASKDRTARLWDSRSGQLLATLKGHEGRVVSAAFSPDGSRVLTA
- a CDS encoding AAA-like domain-containing protein, whose protein sequence is MKVTCEDGSVGTGYFVTPDKVVTCEHVVRRVKKDGQVLLSLADGSSHPAHLERVDASTDVALLRLPQGAPSLTPLRVMAEVARNRPFALVGFPKTMGGNPLLLQGVVHDPVGRDKRGASALVLYSDMVAAGRGALMHGYSGSPVVVDGAVVGHLGRVLIEGDAERPAAELGLVFATPGREVLRFLQGEVPAPVAALPAQAPGAAYSQEWYVPRPECERLALAYLERPGSPAVLYGPRQSGKSWLLDHLVSAWRQKWPKGSVARINLLEFDGLASLTELTDQLAYTLMEELNGDESWLATHETGKGRASEMMRLGTMLKKHALGGGNPVLLAIDSTDAILGRAYAGSFFGGLRSWMQKSSPPWDQLRLLMAVSTTPSRIIQDTNQSPFNLSDPVVLPPLSQEDVGQLTQRHGLQLQATQLEGLYALAGGHPYLVRRALFAAAMASGGRGALPLEPTSEVFEAYLLSLGHFVEREKLGPVLKAVLRDPTTAVSPAQEDLLKKAWLVRRTVDGGLEPTCTLHREFFARVLGRSASQ